The genomic segment AAGAATATCGTCAATACGATATTGGGTGACTTCCGGGCATTCGATACGATGCTCGAAGTAGTTGTACTTTTTATCGCCGGTATTGGCGTGTTTACATTGATTAAACTGAAGGCTGGAAAGGGGGACGAGGACGTTGAAGATTAATGATGTCATTTTACAGACAGTAACGAAGATTGTTGTCTTCATCATTTTGACGTTCGGCGTGGAATTGTTCCTTTCCGGTCATAATAATCCGGGAGGTGGATTCATTGGTGGTCTCGTCCTATCTTCCGCATTCGTTCTTCTCTATTTGGTGTTCGATATCGAAACAGTCCATAAGGGCATCCCATTCGATTTCAAGAAGATTGCAGCGTTTGGTGTATTGCTTGCAGTCGGAACGGGTTTAGGATCAGTTCTATTCGGTGCTTCATTCCTTACACAGACGGCTAGTCATTTCAACTTGCCAGTGTTCGGGGAAACGGAATTAGCGACGGTCGTGCTGTTTGAGGCAGGGGTTGCACTGACTGTTGTCGGTGTTGTTGTAACGATTATTTTAAGTATTAGTGAGGATGTGTAGCTGTTGGAAACGTTAATAACGATACTCGTTGGAGTCCTTGTAACGGTCGCTGTCTACTTGCTGCTATCTAAAAGTCTAGTTCGGGTCATTTTAGGGACGGCAATCCTGTCGCATGCTGTGCATTTGCTATTAATGACGATGGGCGGCTTGAAAAAAGGAGCAGTCCCACTATTAGGTGAAAATGCGGAGAGCTACACGGATGCTCTTCCACAGGCACTTATCCTGACTGCAATAGTGATCAGTTTCGCAGTGACTTCCTTTTTACTGGTGCTTGCATATCGAACATACAAAGAGACTGGGTCGGACAATCTCGCTGCATTGAGAGGGTTCAAAGATGAATAATATTATAGTTATGCCAATGATTATACCTTTATTAACAGGGATTTTACTTGTATTTCTCCGGCCTTATGTGAAAGTTCAACGGGCGTTCAGTCTTGTTTCAATCGTAGCAACCGTAGCGATCAGTGTTTATATTTTGAACATGATTCAGGCGGACGGTATTTTACGGCTCGATTTCGGGGGCTGGTTGCCACCATACGGAATTTCATTTGTCGCAGATTCATTCTCTATGCTACTTGTATTGACGACAGCGATTGTAACAGGAATCCTTCTAATTTATGCGTTCTCGTCGATTGGTCGAGCGCATGAGAATATGTTCTTTTATCCGTTCGTTTTTTTCCTGATTGCGGGCGTTAATGGTTCATTTCTAACGGGTGACTTGTTCAACTTATTCGTCTGTTTTGAAGTTATGCTTCTATCTTCTTATGTGCTCATAACACTTGGAGGCAGGAAAGTTCAACTCGTCGAATCAATTAAATACATAACTATAAATGTACTGTCATCGTGGTTTTTCCTCGTTGGAATCGCGTACTTATATGGTACGGTAGGTACGCTTAATATGGCACATCTATCAGTACGTATTGCAGAAGTCGGGCAAGGGCCGCTGTTGACAGTGATTAGCATTGTCTTCCTCATTGTATTTAGTTTGAAATCTGGACTACTTCTATATTTCTGGTTGCCAGGGTCATACAGTGCACCACCGACAGTAGTTGCGGCTTTGTTCGGTGCTTTGCTTACGAAAGTCGGTATCTATGCAATGTTCCGCGTGTTTACGCTCATTTTTTATCACGAGCCTGGTGTTACACATTTGATGATTGGCATTATGGCGGGAATCACGATGATTGGCGGTAGTATTGGTGCAATCGCCTACAATGATATCCGGAAGATTGTGTCCTATAACGTCGTCATTGCAGTAGGGTTTATACTCGTTGGCCTTGCTGTCTCGACAGAAGTGGCGATTCAAGGGTCTATTTATTATCTTATCCATGACATGATTATTAAAGCTTTGTTATTCCTTATCGCAGGGACGATGATCTACTTAACTGGAACTGCAAGGATTGAAAATATGAGTGGGTTGATTCGCAATTATCCATTACTTGGGTGGCTGTTCTTCATCACAATGCTGTCACTTGCGGGAATTCCGCCGCTTAGCGGGTTCATCGGAAAGGTGTACGTTGGCCAAGGGGCGATTGAGGCGGGTGCGTTCGTCTTGCTTGCAATCGCGTTCCTATCAAGTATTTTCGTTTTGTATTCACTTCTGCGGATTTTCCTAAACTGCTTTTGGGGCGAAACGATTATCAATGAAGATGACGATGTACCGCTTAAAAAAGGGATGCTTATTCCACTCGTCTTGTTTGGTGTACTGACAATTGCGCTGGGAGTTGGAGCAGAGGCGCTTGCGCCATACGTTTCAGATGCAGCCCGAACACTGACAAATCCTGATATCTATATAGACGCGGTTTTGAATGACAACCGTTAATCGAAGACAATCCCGTCCAATGACCGAAAAGAAGAGGTGAATGCTAATGCCAGCCCAGTTACTGTTGAATTTATTTATAGCTCTGCTCTGGATGCTCTTAATCGATGAGGATGAGCTAAAGTTTACGACTTTCTTTGCCGGCTTCCTGGTTGGGATAGGAATCATATTTTTCATGCATAGATTTTTCGGCACGCAATTCTACTTGCGCCGTTTGTATGCGACATTCAAGC from the Sporosarcina psychrophila genome contains:
- a CDS encoding Na(+)/H(+) antiporter subunit B; the protein is MKINDVILQTVTKIVVFIILTFGVELFLSGHNNPGGGFIGGLVLSSAFVLLYLVFDIETVHKGIPFDFKKIAAFGVLLAVGTGLGSVLFGASFLTQTASHFNLPVFGETELATVVLFEAGVALTVVGVVVTIILSISEDV
- a CDS encoding Na(+)/H(+) antiporter subunit C translates to METLITILVGVLVTVAVYLLLSKSLVRVILGTAILSHAVHLLLMTMGGLKKGAVPLLGENAESYTDALPQALILTAIVISFAVTSFLLVLAYRTYKETGSDNLAALRGFKDE
- a CDS encoding Na+/H+ antiporter subunit D yields the protein MNNIIVMPMIIPLLTGILLVFLRPYVKVQRAFSLVSIVATVAISVYILNMIQADGILRLDFGGWLPPYGISFVADSFSMLLVLTTAIVTGILLIYAFSSIGRAHENMFFYPFVFFLIAGVNGSFLTGDLFNLFVCFEVMLLSSYVLITLGGRKVQLVESIKYITINVLSSWFFLVGIAYLYGTVGTLNMAHLSVRIAEVGQGPLLTVISIVFLIVFSLKSGLLLYFWLPGSYSAPPTVVAALFGALLTKVGIYAMFRVFTLIFYHEPGVTHLMIGIMAGITMIGGSIGAIAYNDIRKIVSYNVVIAVGFILVGLAVSTEVAIQGSIYYLIHDMIIKALLFLIAGTMIYLTGTARIENMSGLIRNYPLLGWLFFITMLSLAGIPPLSGFIGKVYVGQGAIEAGAFVLLAIAFLSSIFVLYSLLRIFLNCFWGETIINEDDDVPLKKGMLIPLVLFGVLTIALGVGAEALAPYVSDAARTLTNPDIYIDAVLNDNR